One genomic window of Camelina sativa cultivar DH55 chromosome 5, Cs, whole genome shotgun sequence includes the following:
- the LOC104787065 gene encoding homeobox-leucine zipper protein HDG3-like isoform X1 yields the protein MSESNMVPVGNNGDTDNKENNVMNNTDGGACVGAGSGAEEIDSAKTVSDNREEAMGSSEGPPRKKKKRNRHSQYQIQEMEAFFRECPHPDDKQRTVLGRQLGLKPIQIKFWFQNKRTQNKNHQEHCENIGLRSLNKKLSSENQRFREAVFLALCPKCGGQTAIGEMCSEEHQLRIQNARLTDEINELTALAESFTRKMVMSPRPFHRPPTFEFRAGSSTGRELYGNGGNLSRGITGPADADKPMIKELAIESMEELLLMAQVDEPLWIGGVNGTSLALNWNEYERTFRMGLGPRLSGFRIEASRETALVPMNPTGVVEMLMQANLWSTMFVGMVGRAVTHEKLLPDVTGNFNGALQIMSAEYQDLSPLVPTRESYFVRYCKQRDNLWAVVDVSIDHFVTNIHTKCRRRPSGCLIQEIPNGYSKVTWVEHVEVDDREAYQNIFKHFVSTGQAFAANRWVATLERRCERIAGNNIMTTEFQSVDSADRLALTDHGKMSILKLAERVARSFFIGLTNSMGTPISGVGGKGIRVMKMKNLNGPGRPPGVVISASTSFWVPCPPTIVFDFLRNENHRANWDALCNGWIVQKISEIANGRDSRNCATLLKLQNKSTCQMNKMIIQETFTDPTASFVIYAPVDTASIEGLLNLGTDPDYVALLPSGFAILPDGMGDQPGGNGGGSLLTVSLQMLVEEVSLAKLSISSARSVENLIRATVMRIKDLFPFNIATPSTRNVS from the exons ATGTCCGAGTCAAACATGGTACCAGTGGGTAACAATGGAGACACTGATAACAAGGAGAACAATGTCATGAACAACACTGATGGTGGAGCTTGTGTTGGAGCTGGTAGTGGAGCTGAAGAAATCGACAGTGCAAAGACTGTAAGTGACAATCGTGAAGAAGCAATGGGAAGCAGTGAAGGTCCCCctcgtaagaaaaaaaaacgcaatCGTCACAGCCAATATCAGATTCAGGAGATGGAAGc TTTCTTCAGAGAGTGTCCTCACCCAGATGACAAACAAAGAACGGTTCTTGGCCGTCAATTGGGTTTAAAACCTATTCAGATTAAATTCTGGTTCCAGAACAAACGCACTCAAAACAAG aatCATCAAGAACATTGTGAGAACATAGGACTTCGGTCATTGAACAAGAAGCTTAGCTCTGAAAACCAACGGTTCCGAGAAGCTGTTTTTTTAGCCTTGTGCCCTAAGTGTGGAGGCCAAACTGCAATTGGCGAAATGTGCTCGGAAGAACATCAGCTTCGGATCCAAAACGCTCGGCTAACTGACGAG ATCAATGAATTGACTGCTCTGGCGGAAAGTTTTACCCGAAAAATGGTAATGTCTCCTCGGCCTTTTCATCGTCCTCCAACTTTCGAGTTCAGGGCGGGATCATCTACTGGAAGAGAATTGTATGGAAATGGAGGAAACCTCTCTAGGGGAATCACTGGACCGGCAGATGCTGATAAGCCAATGATCAAAGAGTTGGCAATTGAATCCATGGAGGAGCTATTGTTGATGGCTCAAGTGGATGAACCACTGTGGATTGGAGGAGTTAATGGCACTAGCCTAGCTTTGAACTGGAATGAATACGAAAGGACGTTTCGGATGGGTCTCGGGCCTAGACTTAGCGGGTTTAGAATCGAGGCATCCAGGGAAACCGCGCTCGTGCCAATGAATCCTACTGGCGTTGTTGAGATGCTCATGCAAGCG AATCTGTGGTCGACAATGTTTGTCGGAATGGTTGGTAGAGCCGTGACTCATGAAAAACTTTTGCCTGATGTTACTGGAAACTTCAATGGAGCTCTCCAAATC ATGAGTGCTGAGTACCAAGATCTTTCGCCGCTAGTCCCAACCCGCGAAAGCTACTTTGTCCGCTACTGTAAACAGCGAGATAATTTGTGGGCGGTGGTGGATGTTTCCATCGACCATTTCGTTACAAATATCCACACGAAATGTCGCCGCAGACCCTCTGGATGCTTGATTCAAGAAATCCCTAATGGTTACTCTAAG GTAACATGGGTTGAGCATGTGGAAGTAGATGACAGAGAAGCatatcaaaacatattcaaGCACTTCGTCAGTACTGGTCAAGCTTTTGCTGCTAACCGCTGGGTTGCAACATTGGAACGCCGGTGCGAGAGGATTGCTGGCAATAACATCATGACTACAGAGTTTCAATCCGTGGATTCGGCTGATCGccttg CGCTAACGGACCATGGAAAGATGAGCATCCTGAAACTAGCTGAGCGGGTTGCAAGAAGCTTCTTTATTGGGCTGACTAATTCGATGGGGACTCCAATTTCTGGTGTAGGAGGAAAGGGTATCAGAGTGATGAAAATGAAGAACCTGAATGGTCCAGGAAGGCCTCCTGGTGTCGTTATTTCTGCATCCACTTCGTTTTGGGTTCCTTGTCCTCCTACGATTGTCTTTGACTTCCTCAGAAATGAGAATCATCGAGCCAAT TGGGATGCCCTCTGCAATGGATGGATTGTGCAGAAGATATCAGAGATTGCAAATGGGAGAGACAGCAGGAACTGTGCAACTCTACTCAAG TTACAGAATAAAAGCACTTGCCAGATGAACAAGATGATAATTCAAGAGACCTTTACTGATCCAACAGCTTCATTTGTGATCTATGCGCCTGTTGATACGGCATCAATAGAAGGTCTTCTCAATTTAGGTACAGACCCTGACTATGTGGCTCTCCTGCCTTCCGGTTTTGCTATTCTGCCGGATGGTATGGGTGATCAGCCTGGAGGAAACGGAGGAGGATCACTCCTGACCGTTTCCCTCCAGATGCTCGTTGAAGAAGTTTCTTTGGCTAAGCTGAGTATTAGCTCTGCTAGATCCGTTGAGAACCTGATTCGTGCAACCGTGATGAGGATCAAAGATTTGTTTCCTTTCAATATTGCAACACCCTCAACTCG GAACGTAAGCTAA
- the LOC104787065 gene encoding homeobox-leucine zipper protein HDG3-like isoform X2 — protein sequence MSESNMVPVGNNGDTDNKENNVMNNTDGGACVGAGSGAEEIDSAKTVSDNREEAMGSSEGPPRKKKKRNRHSQYQIQEMEAFFRECPHPDDKQRTVLGRQLGLKPIQIKFWFQNKRTQNKNHQEHCENIGLRSLNKKLSSENQRFREAVFLALCPKCGGQTAIGEMCSEEHQLRIQNARLTDEINELTALAESFTRKMVMSPRPFHRPPTFEFRAGSSTGRELYGNGGNLSRGITGPADADKPMIKELAIESMEELLLMAQVDEPLWIGGVNGTSLALNWNEYERTFRMGLGPRLSGFRIEASRETALVPMNPTGVVEMLMQANLWSTMFVGMVGRAVTHEKLLPDVTGNFNGALQIMSAEYQDLSPLVPTRESYFVRYCKQRDNLWAVVDVSIDHFVTNIHTKCRRRPSGCLIQEIPNGYSKVTWVEHVEVDDREAYQNIFKHFVSTGQAFAANRWVATLERRCERIAGNNIMTTEFQSVDSADRLALTDHGKMSILKLAERVARSFFIGLTNSMGTPISGVGGKGIRVMKMKNLNGPGRPPGVVISASTSFWVPCPPTIVFDFLRNENHRANWDALCNGWIVQKISEIANGRDSRNCATLLKNKSTCQMNKMIIQETFTDPTASFVIYAPVDTASIEGLLNLGTDPDYVALLPSGFAILPDGMGDQPGGNGGGSLLTVSLQMLVEEVSLAKLSISSARSVENLIRATVMRIKDLFPFNIATPSTRNVS from the exons ATGTCCGAGTCAAACATGGTACCAGTGGGTAACAATGGAGACACTGATAACAAGGAGAACAATGTCATGAACAACACTGATGGTGGAGCTTGTGTTGGAGCTGGTAGTGGAGCTGAAGAAATCGACAGTGCAAAGACTGTAAGTGACAATCGTGAAGAAGCAATGGGAAGCAGTGAAGGTCCCCctcgtaagaaaaaaaaacgcaatCGTCACAGCCAATATCAGATTCAGGAGATGGAAGc TTTCTTCAGAGAGTGTCCTCACCCAGATGACAAACAAAGAACGGTTCTTGGCCGTCAATTGGGTTTAAAACCTATTCAGATTAAATTCTGGTTCCAGAACAAACGCACTCAAAACAAG aatCATCAAGAACATTGTGAGAACATAGGACTTCGGTCATTGAACAAGAAGCTTAGCTCTGAAAACCAACGGTTCCGAGAAGCTGTTTTTTTAGCCTTGTGCCCTAAGTGTGGAGGCCAAACTGCAATTGGCGAAATGTGCTCGGAAGAACATCAGCTTCGGATCCAAAACGCTCGGCTAACTGACGAG ATCAATGAATTGACTGCTCTGGCGGAAAGTTTTACCCGAAAAATGGTAATGTCTCCTCGGCCTTTTCATCGTCCTCCAACTTTCGAGTTCAGGGCGGGATCATCTACTGGAAGAGAATTGTATGGAAATGGAGGAAACCTCTCTAGGGGAATCACTGGACCGGCAGATGCTGATAAGCCAATGATCAAAGAGTTGGCAATTGAATCCATGGAGGAGCTATTGTTGATGGCTCAAGTGGATGAACCACTGTGGATTGGAGGAGTTAATGGCACTAGCCTAGCTTTGAACTGGAATGAATACGAAAGGACGTTTCGGATGGGTCTCGGGCCTAGACTTAGCGGGTTTAGAATCGAGGCATCCAGGGAAACCGCGCTCGTGCCAATGAATCCTACTGGCGTTGTTGAGATGCTCATGCAAGCG AATCTGTGGTCGACAATGTTTGTCGGAATGGTTGGTAGAGCCGTGACTCATGAAAAACTTTTGCCTGATGTTACTGGAAACTTCAATGGAGCTCTCCAAATC ATGAGTGCTGAGTACCAAGATCTTTCGCCGCTAGTCCCAACCCGCGAAAGCTACTTTGTCCGCTACTGTAAACAGCGAGATAATTTGTGGGCGGTGGTGGATGTTTCCATCGACCATTTCGTTACAAATATCCACACGAAATGTCGCCGCAGACCCTCTGGATGCTTGATTCAAGAAATCCCTAATGGTTACTCTAAG GTAACATGGGTTGAGCATGTGGAAGTAGATGACAGAGAAGCatatcaaaacatattcaaGCACTTCGTCAGTACTGGTCAAGCTTTTGCTGCTAACCGCTGGGTTGCAACATTGGAACGCCGGTGCGAGAGGATTGCTGGCAATAACATCATGACTACAGAGTTTCAATCCGTGGATTCGGCTGATCGccttg CGCTAACGGACCATGGAAAGATGAGCATCCTGAAACTAGCTGAGCGGGTTGCAAGAAGCTTCTTTATTGGGCTGACTAATTCGATGGGGACTCCAATTTCTGGTGTAGGAGGAAAGGGTATCAGAGTGATGAAAATGAAGAACCTGAATGGTCCAGGAAGGCCTCCTGGTGTCGTTATTTCTGCATCCACTTCGTTTTGGGTTCCTTGTCCTCCTACGATTGTCTTTGACTTCCTCAGAAATGAGAATCATCGAGCCAAT TGGGATGCCCTCTGCAATGGATGGATTGTGCAGAAGATATCAGAGATTGCAAATGGGAGAGACAGCAGGAACTGTGCAACTCTACTCAAG AATAAAAGCACTTGCCAGATGAACAAGATGATAATTCAAGAGACCTTTACTGATCCAACAGCTTCATTTGTGATCTATGCGCCTGTTGATACGGCATCAATAGAAGGTCTTCTCAATTTAGGTACAGACCCTGACTATGTGGCTCTCCTGCCTTCCGGTTTTGCTATTCTGCCGGATGGTATGGGTGATCAGCCTGGAGGAAACGGAGGAGGATCACTCCTGACCGTTTCCCTCCAGATGCTCGTTGAAGAAGTTTCTTTGGCTAAGCTGAGTATTAGCTCTGCTAGATCCGTTGAGAACCTGATTCGTGCAACCGTGATGAGGATCAAAGATTTGTTTCCTTTCAATATTGCAACACCCTCAACTCG GAACGTAAGCTAA